In a genomic window of Halalkalicoccus sp. CG83:
- a CDS encoding HalOD1 output domain-containing protein, giving the protein MNSPRNTIDDSGTGCLIEYTMNSSQPATEAVVDAVATVSDTSAEELSPLYEAVETDALDQLVAPRIHETSRTDVTVEFTYNEKLVSVNGQTIKVYPLEA; this is encoded by the coding sequence ATGAACTCACCGAGGAACACGATCGATGACTCAGGAACCGGATGTCTCATCGAATACACGATGAACTCGAGCCAGCCCGCTACCGAGGCCGTGGTGGATGCCGTGGCCACGGTTTCTGACACCAGCGCAGAGGAACTGTCCCCTCTCTACGAAGCGGTTGAAACGGATGCCCTCGACCAGTTAGTCGCTCCACGGATACACGAAACCTCGCGTACCGATGTGACAGTGGAATTCACCTACAACGAGAAGCTCGTATCCGTGAACGGGCAGACCATCAAAGTCTACCCGTTAGAGGCGTAG
- a CDS encoding SDR family NAD(P)-dependent oxidoreductase, whose product MSRTAVVAGVGPNLGATLARKLADEGCAVGLFARSESHIEELESELRTGGADALAVPTDITDPEAVERGFERVREAFGPVDVLINHAGGGSWQGIRSISAKSFEDAWRIGALGGLLCSKEAIEDMLAADGGTIVFTGATSSIRGREGALGFSSAKFAVRGMAESMARELGPEGIHVAHVVIDGHVQRRSPPDAPDRGDVETLHPEAIADSYWHLVEQDRSAWTFELDLRPHTEEF is encoded by the coding sequence ATGTCACGAACCGCCGTCGTCGCCGGTGTCGGTCCAAATCTGGGCGCCACGCTCGCACGAAAGCTCGCGGACGAGGGGTGTGCCGTCGGGCTGTTCGCGCGTTCCGAATCCCACATCGAAGAGCTCGAATCGGAGCTACGCACCGGGGGTGCCGACGCGCTCGCGGTACCGACCGACATCACCGACCCCGAGGCGGTCGAACGCGGCTTCGAACGCGTTCGCGAGGCGTTCGGGCCGGTGGACGTTCTGATCAACCACGCCGGCGGCGGCAGCTGGCAGGGGATCCGATCGATCTCGGCGAAGTCGTTCGAGGACGCGTGGCGCATCGGCGCCCTCGGCGGACTGCTCTGTTCGAAGGAGGCGATCGAGGACATGCTCGCCGCCGACGGCGGAACGATCGTGTTCACCGGAGCCACGTCGTCGATCCGCGGTCGCGAGGGAGCGCTCGGCTTCAGCAGCGCGAAGTTCGCCGTTCGAGGGATGGCCGAGTCGATGGCCCGCGAGCTCGGTCCCGAGGGGATCCACGTCGCACACGTCGTGATCGACGGACACGTCCAGCGTCGATCGCCGCCGGACGCCCCGGATCGCGGGGACGTGGAGACGTTACACCCGGAGGCGATCGCGGACAGCTACTGGCACCTCGTCGAGCAGGACAGGAGCGCCTGGACGTTCGAACTCGATCTCCGACCGCACACCGAGGAGTTCTAA